A stretch of the Vitis riparia cultivar Riparia Gloire de Montpellier isolate 1030 chromosome 13, EGFV_Vit.rip_1.0, whole genome shotgun sequence genome encodes the following:
- the LOC117929360 gene encoding serine/threonine-protein kinase-like protein At3g51990, translating into MGYFSCSAESAISTSSSQLPQKPINRIQQFQYSDLEAATNGFSEQKLLGKGSHGCVYKAVLRGRLVAVKKPSRGSGAGVSPRVASSSSSTNEVENEIEILSKIQSPRLVNLVGFTNDSKQRLLVVEFMSNGTLYDVLHSNSRTPNWGRRIRLALQTAKAIDTLHSSVPPVIHRDIKSANVLIDRNFNARLGDFGLALRCHVDDYRLRSTPPAGTMGYLDPCYVTPDNLSTKTDVFSFGILLLEIISGRKAIDVGHSPPSIVDWAIPLIRKGKLLAIYDPTIAPPKEPFVRKQLAVIAAKCVRSCRERRPSMKEVVEWLGGLSKLVPLHTWNGFNNPCLMVETMGRPVEASKMDGVEGGNMDGMDAKFGRTPLRNSRRVYSDLGFRNNLMDLMAGTDGESEFRGEAEGFGPMSKSVNWGSSFRFDRGSSQSRTRGNDKGSLFRLRRNLSAGEGSEIFSRRDQSSFSASKASHI; encoded by the coding sequence ATGGGGTATTTTTCTTGCAGTGCGGAATCTGCTATTTCTACCTCCAGTTCTCAGTTGCCTCAGAAACCCATCAACAGAATCCAGCAGTTTCAGTATAGTGATCTTGAGGCTGCCACCAATGGGTTTTCTGAGCAGAAGCTACTGGGGAAAGGCAGCCACGGCTGCGTCTACAAGGCCGTCCTCCGGGGCCGCCTCGTCGCCGTGAAGAAGCCCTCCCGCGGCAGTGGGGCTGGAGTCTCGCCTCGGGTGGCTTCGTCTTCCTCGTCAACCAACGAGGTTGAGAACGAAATCGAGATTCTGTCGAAAATTCAGAGCCCGAGGCTGGTGAATTTGGTGGGTTTTACGAATGATTCCAAGCAGCGGCTTCTGGTGGTTGAATTCATGAGCAATGGTACGCTCTATGATGTTCTTCATTCCAATTCTCGGACCCCCAATTGGGGTCGGAGGATTCGATTAGCACTGCAGACTGCTAAGGCCATAGACACCCTTCATTCATCAGTTCCGCCGGTGATTCATAGGGATATCAAGTCTGCAAACGTGTTGATTGACAGGAATTTCAATGCCCGGTTGGGTGATTTCGGGCTGGCGCTGCGGTGCCATGTTGATGATTATCGGCTGAGATCAACCCCACCTGCAGGCACAATGGGGTATCTTGATCCATGCTATGTGACCCCAGATAATTTGAGTACTAAAACTGATGTTTTCAGTTTTGGGATACTGCTGTTGGAGATTATTAGTGGTAGGAAGGCCATAGATGTGGGGCATTCGCCGCCTTCCATTGTGGATTGGGCTATTCCATTGATAAGGAAAGGGAAGCTTCTTGCTATATATGATCCGACGATTGCACCTCCGAAGGAACCTTTTGTGAGGAAGCAGTTGGCGGTGATTGCAGCGAAGTGTGTGAGGTCTTGTAGGGAGAGGAGGCCGTCGATGAAAGAGGTTGTTGAATGGCTTGGTGGGTTGAGTAAGCTGGTTCCTCTGCATACATGGAATGGTTTTAATAATCCATGTTTGATGGTGGAGACAATGGGGCGCCCTGTTGAAGCATCAAAGATGGATGGTGTTGAAGGAGGGAATATGGATGGTATGGATGCTAAATTTGGTAGGACACCATTGAGGAATTCGCGGAGAGTGTACTCTGATTTGGGGTTCAGGAACAATTTGATGGATCTGATGGCTGGAACTGATGGTGAGTCTGAATTTCGAGGGGAGGCTGAGGGGTTTGGACCTATGTCAAAGTCAGTGAATTGGGGTTCTAGTTTTAGATTTGATAGGGGGAGTAGTCAGTCTCGGACTCGTGGTAACGATAAGGGTAGTCTCTTTCGCTTAAGGCGAAACCTTTCTGCAGGAGAGGGTTCAGAAATATTCTCAAGGAGAGATCAATCAAGTTTTAGTGCTAGTAAAGCCAGCCATATCTGA
- the LOC117927571 gene encoding putative disease resistance protein RGA4 isoform X1 → MAEAVLSALMEVIFEKMSSQILEHRMLGGTEKEMSQLQSILLTIQDVLEEAEDQQLRNKMVKNWLMKLKDAAYDADDLLDEYMMEALEYEVGADDNTKLKDCMINMVCNFFSQSNPFILHYKMKCRLKQIGERLNSIANERSKFHLKNSNVNQTYQSSGRLQSDSYLLESDVFGRDKDREEIIKLLTDNSHGDVSVIPIVGIGGLGKTTLAKLAYNDKRADKHFQQRIWVCVSEDFDVKRIMKAILESATGNTCHLQEMEVIQQRIRELVMGKRFLLVLDDVWSDDHEKWERLKNSVRHGSEGSKILVTTRSEKVALIMGTIAPYYLKGLPEDDCWSLFEQRAFKLGVPKEASIVAIGNDIVKKCRGVPLAAKTLGSLMCFKREKSEWVDVKDSEIWNLLGGENGILQVLRLSYDDLPSHLKQCFAYCSIFPKDYCIEKENLVQLWMAEGFLPSSGRKAPEEVGNEYFNELLWRSFFENVTKDSDGNIVKCGMHHLFHDLARSVSGSDCSAVEVGRQVRIPAATRHISMVCKEREFVIPKSLLNAGKVRSFLLLVGWQKIPKVSHNFISSFKSLRALDISSTRAKKLSKSIGALKHLRYLNLSDARIKKLPSSICGLLYLQTLILKHCDLLEMLPKDLRKLIFLRHLNIYACRSLVKLPNGIGKLSSLQTLPIFIVGRGTASSITELQGLDLHGELMIKNLENVMNKRCARAANLKEKRNLRSLKLLWEHVDEANVREHVELVIEGLQPSSDLKKLHIENYMGANFPCWLMNSSLSNLTELSLIRCQRCVQLPPLEKLSVLEVLSIDGMDATRYISGDSCTNDGVVDYASLKHLTLKNMPSLLGWSEMEERYLFSNLRKLTIVDCPNMTDFPNLPSLESLELNDCNIQLLRMAMVSTSLSNFIISGFFELVALPVGLLRNKMHLLSLEIKDCPKLRSLSGELEGLCSLQKLTISNCDKLESFLESGSLKSLISLSIHGCHSLESLPEAGIGDLKSLQNLSLSNCENLMGLPETMQHLTGLQILSISSCSKLDTLPEWLGNLVSLQELELWYCENLLHLPDSMVRLTSLQFLSIWGCPHLEIGCIKEEGNDWRKIQHVPYIKINGPYIQAAGV, encoded by the exons ATGGCCGAAGCAGTTCTATCTGCACTTATGGAAGTAATATTCGAAAAGATGTCTTCGCAAATCCTGGAGCACAGAATGCTGGGAGGCACGGAGAAGGAGATGAGCCAGCTTCAGAGCATATTATTGACGATTCAAGATGTGCTTGAAGAGGCAGAAGACCAACAATTAAGGAATAAGATGGTGAAAAATTGGTTGATGAAGCTTAAGGATGCCGCTTATGATGCAGATGACTTGCTGGACGAGTACATGATGGAAGCTCTTGAGTATGAAGTAGGGGCTGATGATAACACGAAGCTCAAGGATTGCATGATTAACATGGTATGCAACTTCTTTTCACAGTCAAATCCGTTCATCTTACATTACAAAATGAAATGTAGGTTAAAGCAGATAGGGGAGAGGTTAAATTCAATTGCAAATGAGAGGTccaaatttcatttgaaaaattcaaatgttAATCAGACCTATCAGTCATCTGGGAGACTGCAGTCAGATTCTTACTTGCTTGAATCTGATGTTTTTGGAAGAGACAAAGATAGAGAGGAAATAATTAAGCTACTGACAGATAATAGCCATGGGGATGTTTCAGTCATTCCAATAGTTGGTATAGGAGGGCTAGGGAAGACAACTCTCGCAAAACTGGCCTACAACGACAAACGGGCAGACAAGCATTTCCAGCAAAGAATCTGGGTTTGTGTCTCTGAAGATTTTGATGTGAAGCGGATTATGAAAGCAATTTTGGAATCTGCCACTGGGAATACATGTCATCTTCAAGAGATGGAAGTGATTCAGCAGCGCATTCGAGAACTGGTCATGGGGAAGAGGTTCTTACTAGTTTTGGATGATGTATGGAGCGATGATCATGAAAAATGGGAGAGATTGAAGAATTCAGTGAGACATGGTTCTGAAGGTAGCAAAATCTTGGTTACAACCCGTAGTGAAAAGGTTGCACTGATAATGGGTACCATTGCCCCTTACTATTTAAAGGGCTTGCCAGAAGATGATTGTTGGTCTTTGTTTGAGCAGCGAGCTTTCAAGCTTGGGGTACCAAAAGAAGCTTCAATAGTTGCAATCGGAAACGATATTGTGAAGAAATGCAGGGGTGTACCTCTTGCAGCAAAGACTCTTGGAAGCTTGATGTGCTTCAAAAGAGAGAAAAGTGAGTGGGTAGATGTAAAAGATAGTGAAATATGGAACCTACTTGGAGGAGAAAATGGAATTCTACAAGTATTGAGACTCAGTTATGATGATCTACCATCACATCTGAAACAATGCTTTGCATACTGCTCCATTTTTCCCAAGGACTACTGCATAGAGAAGGAGAACTTGGTCCAGCTGTGGATGGCTGAAGGATTCCTTCCATCATCTGGAAGAAAGGCACCAGAAGAAGTTGGGAACGAGTACTTCAATGAGTTACTATGGAGGTCTTTCTTTGAGAATGTCACCAAGGACAGTGATGGGAACATAGTAAAATGTGGAATGCATCATCTTTTTCATGATCTTGCAAGATCTGTTTCAGGTTCAGATTGCTCAGCAGTAGAGGTTGGTAGGCAAGTAAGAATTCCTGCAGCCACACGGCACATATCAATGGTCTGTAAAGAGAGGGAATTTGTAATTCCAAAGTCCTTACTGAATGCTGGGAAAGTCCGCTCTTTCCTTCTATTAGTTGGGTGGCAAAAGATTCCCAAAGTATCTCATAATTTCATCTCAAGTTTCAAATCCTTGCGTGCTTTAGACATAAGCAGCACACGGGCTAAGAAGCTATCTAAGTCAATTGGGGCATTGAAACATTTAAGGTACCTCAATCTCTCAGATGCTCGCATCAAAAAGTTACCAAGCTCTATTTGTGGTCTTTTGTATCTGCAGACATTGATACTCAAGCATTGTGACCTTCTGGAGATGCTACCGAAAGATTTGAGAAAGTTGATCTTCCTCAGACATCTAAATATTTATGCATGTAGATCATTGGTCAAGCTTCCAAATGGGATTGGAAAACTCAGCTCCCTTCAAACATTACCAATTTTCATAGTTGGTAGGGGAACTGCTTCTAGTATTACTGAGTTGCAGGGCCTGGACCTGCATGGAGAATTAATGATTAAGAACCTTGAAAATGTGATGAATAAAAGATGTGCCAGAGCTGCAAATCTGAAGGAGAAGAGAAACCTTCGTTCACTGAAACTTTTATGGGAGCATGTAGATGAAGCGAATGTAAGAGAACATGTTGAGCTTGTCATTGAAGGCCTCCAACCAAGCTCTGATTTAAAGAAGCTGCACATTGAGAATTATATGGGTGCAAATTTCCCATGTTGGCTGATGAATTCATCTCTCTCAAACCTCACTGAACTCTCACTAATCAGATGTCAAAGGTGTGTCCAACTTCCTCCGTTAGAGAAGCTAAGTGTTCTTGAGGTTCTCTCAATAGATGGAATGGATGCCACAAGGTACATCTCTGGTGACTCCTGCACAAATGACGGGGTTGTTGATTATGCATCATTGAAACACCTCACACTCAAAAATATGCCATCTTTATTGGGGTGGTcagaaatggaagaaagataTCTGTTTTCCAACCTGAGGAAATTGACAATTGTTGATTGCCCAAATATGACGGACTTCCCAAATCTTCCATCTCTGGAATCTCTGGAGCTGAATGATTGCAACATCCAGTTATTAAGGATGGCAATGGTGAGCACTTCTCTTTCCAACTTCATCATCAGTGGCTTTTTTGAGCTAGTAGCTTTACCTGTTGGATTGCTAAGAAATAAAATGCATCTTTTGTCTCTTGAAATCAAAGACTGTCCAAAGCTCAGATCTCTCTCAGGTGAGCTTGAAGGTCTTTGTTCCCTTCAAAAATTGACAATTAGTAATTGTGACAAGCTAGAATCTTTTCTGGAGTCTGGAAGCCTCAAGTCTCTAATATCTTTGTCAATACATGGGTGCCACAGTCTAGAATCTCTGCCAGAAGCAGGGATTGGAGATCTCAAGTCCCTTCAAAATCTTTCACTCTCAAATTGTGAGAATCTAATGGGCTTGCCAGAGACTATGCAGCACCTTACAGGCCTCCAGATTCTATCTATTTCAAGTTGTTCCAAATTGGATACCCTTCCTGAGTGGCTGGGAAACCTTGTTTCACTCCAAGAGCTGGAGCTTTGGTATTGCGAAAATCTACTGCATCTGCCAGATTCAATGGTGAGACTCACATCCCTTCAATTTCTATCTATATGGGGCTGTCCTCACTTGGAAATAGGATGCATCAAGGAGGAAGGGAACGATTGGCGCAAGATACAACATGTTCCATATATCAAGATTAATGGCCCTTATATTCAAGCTGCTGGAG TGTAG
- the LOC117927571 gene encoding putative disease resistance protein RGA3 isoform X2 yields the protein MAEAVLSALMEVIFEKMSSQILEHRMLGGTEKEMSQLQSILLTIQDVLEEAEDQQLRNKMVKNWLMKLKDAAYDADDLLDEYMMEALEYEVGADDNTKLKDCMINMVCNFFSQSNPFILHYKMKCRLKQIGERLNSIANERSKFHLKNSNVNQTYQSSGRLQSDSYLLESDVFGRDKDREEIIKLLTDNSHGDVSVIPIVGIGGLGKTTLAKLAYNDKRADKHFQQRIWVCVSEDFDVKRIMKAILESATGNTCHLQEMEVIQQRIRELVMGKRFLLVLDDVWSDDHEKWERLKNSVRHGSEGSKILVTTRSEKVALIMGTIAPYYLKGLPEDDCWSLFEQRAFKLGVPKEASIVAIGNDIVKKCRGVPLAAKTLGSLMCFKREKSEWVDVKDSEIWNLLGGENGILQVLRLSYDDLPSHLKQCFAYCSIFPKDYCIEKENLVQLWMAEGFLPSSGRKAPEEVGNEYFNELLWRSFFENVTKDSDGNIVKCGMHHLFHDLARSVSGSDCSAVEVGRQVRIPAATRHISMVCKEREFVIPKSLLNAGKVRSFLLLVGWQKIPKVSHNFISSFKSLRALDISSTRAKKLSKSIGALKHLRYLNLSDARIKKLPSSICGLLYLQTLILKHCDLLEMLPKDLRKLIFLRHLNIYACRSLVKLPNGIGKLSSLQTLPIFIVGRGTASSITELQGLDLHGELMIKNLENVMNKRCARAANLKEKRNLRSLKLLWEHVDEANVREHVELVIEGLQPSSDLKKLHIENYMGANFPCWLMNSSLSNLTELSLIRCQRCVQLPPLEKLSVLEVLSIDGMDATRYISGDSCTNDGVVDYASLKHLTLKNMPSLLGWSEMEERYLFSNLRKLTIVDCPNMTDFPNLPSLESLELNDCNIQLLRMAMSRISARSRDWRSQVPSKSFTLKL from the exons ATGGCCGAAGCAGTTCTATCTGCACTTATGGAAGTAATATTCGAAAAGATGTCTTCGCAAATCCTGGAGCACAGAATGCTGGGAGGCACGGAGAAGGAGATGAGCCAGCTTCAGAGCATATTATTGACGATTCAAGATGTGCTTGAAGAGGCAGAAGACCAACAATTAAGGAATAAGATGGTGAAAAATTGGTTGATGAAGCTTAAGGATGCCGCTTATGATGCAGATGACTTGCTGGACGAGTACATGATGGAAGCTCTTGAGTATGAAGTAGGGGCTGATGATAACACGAAGCTCAAGGATTGCATGATTAACATGGTATGCAACTTCTTTTCACAGTCAAATCCGTTCATCTTACATTACAAAATGAAATGTAGGTTAAAGCAGATAGGGGAGAGGTTAAATTCAATTGCAAATGAGAGGTccaaatttcatttgaaaaattcaaatgttAATCAGACCTATCAGTCATCTGGGAGACTGCAGTCAGATTCTTACTTGCTTGAATCTGATGTTTTTGGAAGAGACAAAGATAGAGAGGAAATAATTAAGCTACTGACAGATAATAGCCATGGGGATGTTTCAGTCATTCCAATAGTTGGTATAGGAGGGCTAGGGAAGACAACTCTCGCAAAACTGGCCTACAACGACAAACGGGCAGACAAGCATTTCCAGCAAAGAATCTGGGTTTGTGTCTCTGAAGATTTTGATGTGAAGCGGATTATGAAAGCAATTTTGGAATCTGCCACTGGGAATACATGTCATCTTCAAGAGATGGAAGTGATTCAGCAGCGCATTCGAGAACTGGTCATGGGGAAGAGGTTCTTACTAGTTTTGGATGATGTATGGAGCGATGATCATGAAAAATGGGAGAGATTGAAGAATTCAGTGAGACATGGTTCTGAAGGTAGCAAAATCTTGGTTACAACCCGTAGTGAAAAGGTTGCACTGATAATGGGTACCATTGCCCCTTACTATTTAAAGGGCTTGCCAGAAGATGATTGTTGGTCTTTGTTTGAGCAGCGAGCTTTCAAGCTTGGGGTACCAAAAGAAGCTTCAATAGTTGCAATCGGAAACGATATTGTGAAGAAATGCAGGGGTGTACCTCTTGCAGCAAAGACTCTTGGAAGCTTGATGTGCTTCAAAAGAGAGAAAAGTGAGTGGGTAGATGTAAAAGATAGTGAAATATGGAACCTACTTGGAGGAGAAAATGGAATTCTACAAGTATTGAGACTCAGTTATGATGATCTACCATCACATCTGAAACAATGCTTTGCATACTGCTCCATTTTTCCCAAGGACTACTGCATAGAGAAGGAGAACTTGGTCCAGCTGTGGATGGCTGAAGGATTCCTTCCATCATCTGGAAGAAAGGCACCAGAAGAAGTTGGGAACGAGTACTTCAATGAGTTACTATGGAGGTCTTTCTTTGAGAATGTCACCAAGGACAGTGATGGGAACATAGTAAAATGTGGAATGCATCATCTTTTTCATGATCTTGCAAGATCTGTTTCAGGTTCAGATTGCTCAGCAGTAGAGGTTGGTAGGCAAGTAAGAATTCCTGCAGCCACACGGCACATATCAATGGTCTGTAAAGAGAGGGAATTTGTAATTCCAAAGTCCTTACTGAATGCTGGGAAAGTCCGCTCTTTCCTTCTATTAGTTGGGTGGCAAAAGATTCCCAAAGTATCTCATAATTTCATCTCAAGTTTCAAATCCTTGCGTGCTTTAGACATAAGCAGCACACGGGCTAAGAAGCTATCTAAGTCAATTGGGGCATTGAAACATTTAAGGTACCTCAATCTCTCAGATGCTCGCATCAAAAAGTTACCAAGCTCTATTTGTGGTCTTTTGTATCTGCAGACATTGATACTCAAGCATTGTGACCTTCTGGAGATGCTACCGAAAGATTTGAGAAAGTTGATCTTCCTCAGACATCTAAATATTTATGCATGTAGATCATTGGTCAAGCTTCCAAATGGGATTGGAAAACTCAGCTCCCTTCAAACATTACCAATTTTCATAGTTGGTAGGGGAACTGCTTCTAGTATTACTGAGTTGCAGGGCCTGGACCTGCATGGAGAATTAATGATTAAGAACCTTGAAAATGTGATGAATAAAAGATGTGCCAGAGCTGCAAATCTGAAGGAGAAGAGAAACCTTCGTTCACTGAAACTTTTATGGGAGCATGTAGATGAAGCGAATGTAAGAGAACATGTTGAGCTTGTCATTGAAGGCCTCCAACCAAGCTCTGATTTAAAGAAGCTGCACATTGAGAATTATATGGGTGCAAATTTCCCATGTTGGCTGATGAATTCATCTCTCTCAAACCTCACTGAACTCTCACTAATCAGATGTCAAAGGTGTGTCCAACTTCCTCCGTTAGAGAAGCTAAGTGTTCTTGAGGTTCTCTCAATAGATGGAATGGATGCCACAAGGTACATCTCTGGTGACTCCTGCACAAATGACGGGGTTGTTGATTATGCATCATTGAAACACCTCACACTCAAAAATATGCCATCTTTATTGGGGTGGTcagaaatggaagaaagataTCTGTTTTCCAACCTGAGGAAATTGACAATTGTTGATTGCCCAAATATGACGGACTTCCCAAATCTTCCATCTCTGGAATCTCTGGAGCTGAATGATTGCAACATCCAGTTATTAAGGATGGCAATG TCTAGAATCTCTGCCAGAAGCAGGGATTGGAGATCTCAAGTCCCTTCAAAATCTTTCACTCTCAAATTGTGA
- the LOC117927941 gene encoding uncharacterized protein LOC117927941 isoform X1, producing the protein MVRISKIFRSIKRSNPNPDPSKSSPSSSRSRSRSSFSWLVYLILSTNTPIKTYVGVTTNFSRRLKQHNGELKGGAKASRTGRPWVCACIIQGFKDKSEGTPHTTELNSSLVSISDVSVTGKLVGSCGCIQLHGEVIHQVYSQLASLNQNGKVSQENCPAKGMIQ; encoded by the exons ATGGTGAGGATATCAAAGATATTTCGATCGATCAAACGCTCTAACCCTAACCCTGATCCATCAAAGTCATCACCGTCTTCATCAAGATCAAGATCAAGATCGAGTTTTTCATGGTTGGTATATCTCATTCTTTCCACCAACACCCCCATCAAAACCTACGTCGGCGTCACCACCAATTTCTCTCGCCG TTTGAAACAGCATAATGGCGAACTTAAAGGTGGTGCAAAAGCCTCCCGCACAGGAAGGCCATGGGTTTGTGCATGCATCATTCAAGGATTTAAGGACAAAAGTGAAG GAACACCACATACCACTGAGCTAAACAGTTCATTAGTTTCTATCAGTGATGTATCTGTTACTGGTAAGCTGGTTGGATCTTGTGGCTGCATCCAATTGCACGGAGAAGTGATCCACCAAGTTTATAGCCAG CTTGCCAGTTTGAATCAAAATGGAAAAGTTTCTCAAGAAAATTGCCCCGCAAAAGGAATGATACAGTGA
- the LOC117927941 gene encoding structure-specific endonuclease subunit slx1 isoform X2 — translation MVRISKIFRSIKRSNPNPDPSKSSPSSSRSRSRSSFSWLVYLILSTNTPIKTYVGVTTNFSRRLKQHNGELKGGAKASRTGRPWVCACIIQGFKDKSEACQFESKWKSFSRKLPRKRNDTVRQVDNDSLLLLQHRQAALNRVKGSLVCDHLEINWQLNPS, via the exons ATGGTGAGGATATCAAAGATATTTCGATCGATCAAACGCTCTAACCCTAACCCTGATCCATCAAAGTCATCACCGTCTTCATCAAGATCAAGATCAAGATCGAGTTTTTCATGGTTGGTATATCTCATTCTTTCCACCAACACCCCCATCAAAACCTACGTCGGCGTCACCACCAATTTCTCTCGCCG TTTGAAACAGCATAATGGCGAACTTAAAGGTGGTGCAAAAGCCTCCCGCACAGGAAGGCCATGGGTTTGTGCATGCATCATTCAAGGATTTAAGGACAAAAGTGAAG CTTGCCAGTTTGAATCAAAATGGAAAAGTTTCTCAAGAAAATTGCCCCGCAAAAGGAATGATACAGTGAGGCAGGTGGACAATGACTCACTTCTATTGTTGCAACACAGGCAAGCAGCTCTTAATAGAGTCAAGGGGTCGCTTGTTTGCGATCACTTAGAAATTAACTGGCAGTTGAATCCTTCTTGA